TTTACAAAATTGAGATCTCCGTCATCCACTTCATAGTAATAAACCAAATCTCTGCTTAACGTTTCCAGTCGGTTTTTAATGATTTTATTATCAGGATACTTTTCTTGTAGATAGTAGTTATATCTCAAAGCCAAAAGGGTCATATCCTTTGCTTTTATTTTATTGAGTACATAATACACCTGTTGTACGTTCCCTTGTTTCTTTTTGTAATAACCTGTTACCTTTTTTCTATTTTTTGTATTCGCAAAAAGAGCCGTTCCATATAGGATTTCTCCAATAGCAAGTTCGGGTAATGGATTGTCAGGATATTCTTTTTTTAGAATATAAGCACTGTATAATGCTTCACTATAGTTGCCATTGATCAATTGAAGCCTTAAAACTTCATATCGGGCAGCGGCTCGAACAGCATAAAAATCTTCTTCTGAAACGATAAAATCTTTTCCGGTTTGTTTTTCGGAGATTAATATGTTGTCAGCTTTTTTTCTTCTTTTCGCAATATTGGGATGGGTCTGACGAGAATCGTCAATATCCTCTTCTACCTCAATTTCGTTTAACTCTTCCAAAAAGTACTTGTCTGGGATTTGGTAATTCCCCACTTCCAGAATACTACTATCGAATGGAATTTCATCGAAAGGAAGGTACGAGTATAATAAAACATCAAAAACGCCATCTACTTCAGCTGGATTGTAATCTGTATTTAAAAATAGTTCTAACCCTTTTTTATCTGCTTCGGTTTCCATTTTTCTGGAAAACCGTGTTGAAGCTAACTCTTTATCTACATTTTTGATTCTTCGATAATCATCTTTTGCATTTTCAATTTTAGTGTCTTCAATGAAACCTTCCATTACGTGACCTTCCGTGTAGTGGATTAATTCATGACACAAGACGAAAGCCAATTGCGCTTCATTCTCCAATTGTGCTAATAATCCGGTATTGATGAAAATAATCCCCTGGTCTGTGGTGAAAGCATTAACTACAGGAGATTTGATAGTATAAATTCTAATGTCTAATGGCACAGATTTGTTTTTTGAACGAATTTCTTCCAACACATTTTCGACATAACTGCTAATAGTGTCATTAAAACAAACGCTACCACTCTGTAACAATTCATCAACACCAAAATTTGAAATCTCGTAAAACTTGGATTTCGTTTTATCTTTTCTACCTGTGTTTGCAGCGGCTTGTGCTTCTTCAATTTTTTTAAGCGTTAGTTTGGTGAAATCATCTGGTATTTCACCTTTAGATTTTAAGCCTGTATAGTTATTGTCTTGAGCATTTAGGGTGGTTAGGATGGCACAACATATGAATAGCGATAATATATATCTCATAAGATTTGAATTTGACGCCAAAATAGGTGAATGAAACAAAATTAACAAGCGACAAACTATTGATTTTTATGATAAAAATTGAATTGGTTAATTCGAGTTGCTTCAATTACTTTTGCGTCACATTTTTAACAGATGATCAAAGATAAAAAAGTCGTAGTAGTGATGCCGGCATACAATGCTGAGTTGACCCTGGAGAAAACTTACAATGAAATTCCACGTGATATTGTAGACGAAGTTATTTTAGTAGATGATAAGAGTAGTGATAACACTTCCTCATTGGCTAAGAAACTAGGCGTAGAACATGTGATCACACATGAAGTAAATAAAGGGTATGGTGGAAACCAAAAAAGCTGCTACAATAAAGCGAAAGAAATTAATGCGGATATTGTAATTATGTTACATCCGGATTATCAATATACACCACAACTTATTGAACCAATGAGTTACATTATTGCAAATGATGTGTATCAGGTGGTTTTAGGTTCGCGAATTCTTGGGAAAGGAGCTTTGAAAGGTGGGATGCCGA
This genomic interval from bacterium SCSIO 12643 contains the following:
- a CDS encoding M48 family metalloprotease; this translates as MRYILSLFICCAILTTLNAQDNNYTGLKSKGEIPDDFTKLTLKKIEEAQAAANTGRKDKTKSKFYEISNFGVDELLQSGSVCFNDTISSYVENVLEEIRSKNKSVPLDIRIYTIKSPVVNAFTTDQGIIFINTGLLAQLENEAQLAFVLCHELIHYTEGHVMEGFIEDTKIENAKDDYRRIKNVDKELASTRFSRKMETEADKKGLELFLNTDYNPAEVDGVFDVLLYSYLPFDEIPFDSSILEVGNYQIPDKYFLEELNEIEVEEDIDDSRQTHPNIAKRRKKADNILISEKQTGKDFIVSEEDFYAVRAAARYEVLRLQLINGNYSEALYSAYILKKEYPDNPLPELAIGEILYGTALFANTKNRKKVTGYYKKKQGNVQQVYYVLNKIKAKDMTLLALRYNYYLQEKYPDNKIIKNRLETLSRDLVYYYEVDDGDLNFVKIENKKDTTSTAKKTTVKKVSSKYDRIKSKKSNESSSESTYNKKWAYDLFIDCNCESEIEELFEKGKKLSDERKYQLAETDDDELNQKSLDEQKAYAKEKRKYGRSLGIDKIILVDPYYAILNLNKRDALKRIKSEKEEVEQLTSYEDIAKMANLDLEILTNYKFNSNDVQRYNDFSLINEWANERFMMKNRTDLTSSAEEVQDLIDRYGTKYFAWTGVVNATYPRSGKLYVALLSFYSIVGIPYGIYYLATPKTETYIYFSLFNIESGELVMYESRSINMSDSDGLLDTHYYDIFNQIKK
- a CDS encoding glycosyltransferase family 2 protein, producing the protein MIKDKKVVVVMPAYNAELTLEKTYNEIPRDIVDEVILVDDKSSDNTSSLAKKLGVEHVITHEVNKGYGGNQKSCYNKAKEINADIVIMLHPDYQYTPQLIEPMSYIIANDVYQVVLGSRILGKGALKGGMPIYKYIANRMLTLFQNIMMGQKLSEYHTGYRAFSREVLESVDYNINSDDFVFDNQMLAQIAYAGYEMAEVTCPTKYFEEASSINFKRSSIYGFGVLGTSISYFLQKIGLGSFKIFKGIQSK